The Budorcas taxicolor isolate Tak-1 chromosome 18, Takin1.1, whole genome shotgun sequence genome window below encodes:
- the LOC128062994 gene encoding cytochrome P450 2G1, with protein sequence MELGGAFTMFLALCLSCLLILIAWKRMSKGGKLPPGPTPIPFLGNVLQVRTDATFQSFMKLKEKYGPVFTVYMGPRPVVVLCGHEAVKEALVDRADEFSGRGELASIERNFQGHGVALANGERWRILRRFSLTILRDFGMGKRSIEERIQEEAGFLLVELRKTKGARIEPTFFLSRTVSNVISSVVFGSRFDYEDKQFLKLLQMINQSFIEMSTSWAQLYDMYSGIMQYLPGRHNRIYYLIEELKDFIASRVKINEASLDPQNPRDFIDCFLIKMHQDKNNPHTEFNLKNLVLTTLNLFFAGTETVSSTLRYGLLLMMKHPEVEAKIHEEIDQVIGPHRIPSVDDRAKMPYTDAVIHEIQRLTDIVPMGVPHNVIRDTHFRGYLLPKGTDVFPLLGSVLKDPKYFRYPDAFYPQHFLDEQGHFKKNEAFVPFSSGKRICLGEAMARMELFLYFTSILQNFSLRSLVPPADIDITPKVSGFGNIPPTYELCFLVR encoded by the exons ATGGAGCTGGGAGGGGCCTTCACCATGTTTCTAGCACTCTGTTTGTCTTGTCTGCTCATCCTCATCGCCTGGAAACGGATGAGCAAAGGGGGAAAGCTGCCGCCTGGTCCCACACCGATACCTTTCCTGGGGAACGTGTTGCAAGTTCGTACTGATGCTACTTTTCAATCTTTCATGAAG CTCAAGGAGAAATACGGTCCAGTCTTCACTGTGTACATGGGGCCCCGGCCAGTGGTTGTTTTATGTGGACATGAAGCAGTGAAGGAGGCCCTAGTAGACCGAGCAGATGAGTTCAGTGGCCGCGGAGAACTGGCTTCAATAGAGCGAAACTTCCAAGGTCATG GTGTAGCTCTGGCTAACGGAGAACGATGGAGGATTCTCCGACGCTTCTCCCTGACCATTCTTCGGGACTTCGGGATGGGAAAGAGGAGCATTGAGGAGCGGATCCAGGAGGAGGCCGGCTTCCTACTAGTGGAATTACGCAAGACCAAAG GAGCTCGCATCGAACCTACTTTCTTCCTGAGCCGCACTGTCTCCAACGTCATCAGTTCCGTCGTCTTTGGAAGCCGCTTTGACTATGAGGACAAGCAGTTCCTGAAGTTGCTGCAAATGATCAACCAGAGTTTCATAGAAATGAGCACATCCTGGGCCCAG TTATATGACATGTATtctggaatcatgcaatatttgccAGGAAGACACAATCGCATCTACTACTTGATAGAGGAGCTCAAGGACTTCATTGCCTCCAGGGTCAAGATCAACGAAGCATCACTTGACCCCCAGAACCCTCGGGACTTCATTGATTGCTTCCTCATCAAGATGCACCAG GATAAAAACAACCCCCACACAGAATTCAACCTCAAGAATTTGGTCCTGACAACCCTCAACCTCTTTTTTGCTGGCACTGAGACAGTGAGCTCTACACTCCGCTATGGATTGCTGCTCATGATGAAGCATCCTGAGGTGGAAG CCAAGATCCACGAAGAGATTGACCAGGTGATTGGACCACACCGGATCCCAAGTGTCGATGACCGGGCCAAGATGCCCTACACAGATGCTGTGATCCATGAGATCCAGAGACTCACAGATATCGTGCCCATGGGCGTCCCCCATAATGTCATCCGGGACACTCATTTCCGAGGCTACCTTCTGCCCAAG GGCACCGATGTCTTTCCTCTTCTTGGCTCCGTCCTCAAAGACCCCAAGTACTTCCGCTACCCAGATGCCTTCTATCCACAACACTTCCTGGACGAGCAGGGCCACTTCAAGAAGAATGAAGCCTTTGTGCCTTTTTCCTCTG GAAAGCGCATCTGCCTGGGCGAGGCCATGGCCCGCATGGAACTCTTCCTCTACTTCACCTCGATCCTTCAGAACTTCTCCCTACGTTCTCTGGTGCCACCTGCTGACATCGACATCACGCCCAAGGTCTCAGGCTTTGGCAACATCCCTCCGACCTACGAGCTCTGCTTCCTGGTCCGCTGA